Below is a window of Bacillus sp. SM2101 DNA.
AAGTAAAGTGCACACCTTCCTTATCTAATAGCTCACACCCTGTGCCATATTTATTTTTCAAGGCTCCTTTGAAGCTTATATCCTCTAATTCCGGAAATTCTTTTTTCCATAGTTTGTAAAGACTATAGTTTTTAGGTTCTCCAGCCTTTACAAGTTTAACAATATGGTAGCCATATTCATCACCACAACGTACTTTAACCCTACCTGTATCTATTGC
It encodes the following:
- a CDS encoding NUMOD4 domain-containing protein, producing the protein MSEKRVAITGYEGIYEISESGRIFAIDTGRVKVRCGDEYGYHIVKLVKAGEPKNYSLYKLWKKEFPELEDISFKGALKNKYGTGCELLDKEGVHFT